The following is a genomic window from Pseudomonas parafulva.
CCAGCCAGGTCAGACCACGCAGCAGCATAAGCATCTCCTTGGGCAACGGGCGCCATTATAGACATGCGCGCGAGCTGAATACGGCGGCATTCGCCCGCCCTACCCGGCCTTGACCGCCCCCCCACGCCGTGCTGATCTTGTACGCTCGTTCCATCGCAGCACCTGACCTGAAACGAAGGTCGGGCCACCTGGACAGACAACCCGGAGAGTCACGATGCCTCATGTACCCGTCACGCAGCTCGCGCAGTACGTCGGCAAGGAACTGGGACGTTCCGCCTGGCTGAAGATCGACCAGTCACGCATCAACCTGTTCGCCGAGGCCACTGGCGATTTCCAGTTCATCCATATCGACCCGGAAAAGGCCGCGCAGACCCCGTTCGGCTCGACCATCGCCCATGGCTTTCTCACCCTGTCGCTGATGCCCAAGCTGATGGAGGACATCCTGGTGCTGCCTGAAGGGGTGAAGATGGTCATCAATTACGGCCTGGACAGTGTGCGTTTCATCCAGCCGGTCAAGGTCGACAGCCAGGTGCGGCTGAAAGTGGACCTTACCGAAGTCACCGAGAAGAAGCCTGGTCAGTGGCTGCTCAAGGCCACGGCAACGCTGGAGATCGAAGGCGAGGACAAACCGGCCTACGTCGCCGAGCCGCTGTCGCTCTGCTTCGTCTGAAAGATCGCTCCGAAGGCTTCGTCCGAAACCCTCCACACAGCCGTGTGCGCCTGCCGCCACGGCTGTCTCGCGCCCAGAATCTGCGGCATACTCGGCGCACCTTTGTGCCCGGATTCGACCATGCGCCCGCTGCTGCCCCTCGCCCTTGTCCTGCTGCTCGCCGCCTGCGGCGAAGGTGAACCGCTGTCGCCGCCGGATGCACGCCTGCCCGACGGCGGCCGCTACCGGGGCCAGGTGGTCGATGGCCTGCTGCAAGGCGAGGGGCGCATCGACTACCCCAACGGCAGTTGGTACGCCGGCACCTTCAAGGACGGCCAGTGGCATGGCCAGGGCGAGTGGCACGGCAGCAACGGCGAGGTCTACCGTGGCCAGTTCGTCGCCGGCCTGTTCGAGGGCCTGGGCGAACTGAGCACCCCTGGCAGCCACTACGCCGGCACCTTCAAGCACGGCCGACGCGATGGCGAAGGCAGCCTCAAGCAGCACGACCAGACCTACCGAGGGCAGTTCAAGGACGACCAGTACGACGGCGCCGGGCAACTGGAGTTGGCCGACGGCAGTCGCTACCAAGGCCTGTTCGCCAAGGGCAAGCCCAACGGTGCCGGGGTGCGCAGCGACGCCAGCGGCAACCAGTTCAGTGGCCAGTTCGTCGACGGTCAGCTCGAAGGCGCCGGCACCTACGACAGTGTCGAGGGCGAGCAGTACATCGGCGACTTCAAGGCCAACCGCCTCGAAGGCCGCGGCCGTTACGAAAATGCCGATGGCGATGTGTGGATCGGCGACTTCAAGGACGGTGCACTGAGCGGGCAAGGCGAACTGCTGGGCAGCGACGGCAGCCGCTACAAGGGTGGATTCCAGGACTGGCGTTTCGCCGGCCAAGGCCACCTGTTCCTGGCCGATGGCAGCCAGTACATCGGCGCCTTCGACAACGACGCCTACCAAGGCCAGGGTCGGCTG
Proteins encoded in this region:
- a CDS encoding MaoC family dehydratase, whose protein sequence is MPHVPVTQLAQYVGKELGRSAWLKIDQSRINLFAEATGDFQFIHIDPEKAAQTPFGSTIAHGFLTLSLMPKLMEDILVLPEGVKMVINYGLDSVRFIQPVKVDSQVRLKVDLTEVTEKKPGQWLLKATATLEIEGEDKPAYVAEPLSLCFV